The region AACGGCCGCCCCGCGCCTGCCGGCTGGAACGGCGACGTCGTCACGTAGACGAGTGAACGCGCTCTTCTCGCGGAAATCCCTTCACCACAAGGGCAGTATTCCGGAGGAATGACGGACGGGTCCGGAGCGCGGGGGCCGGGGAGGGCCGTTCACGGGCTTGCGCGGTGAAGGCGATTCCGCCGTCATGGAATCCTGCGGCAGAACGTGCGCTGCACGCCGGCCGGTCAAGAGGAGTCGCGGTCCTGACGGGGAATGATCGCGGTCACGGTTTTACCGGCCGACTCCCTCTTGATCTTCACGACGGTCGCGATACGGCAGACCATCGACCATCCAAAACCGCCGCCCTCGCCGGTGACGTCGGGGGTACGGGGGCGAGGAAGCACAGGGCTGGAGTCGTTCACGTCGACCACCACCGACTCCGGACCGGCCCTCAGCCGCAGCGTGCAGACCTTTCCGCCCGCGTGCCGGACCGCATTGGTCACCAGTTCGGAGACCACCAGGATCACTGCCTCCCTGGCATCCCTTTCCACCGCGGGTTCCAGTTGTTCCAGGAAGGCGGTGGCAAGGTGCCGGGCAGGTCCGACGGCTTCGGACCGACAGTCCAGTTGGAGTTCCAGCACCGGCGACGCCGTAACGGTGCGCGGAGCCTCGGCGGTGCTCATGATAAAGCTCACCTCATATCGCGTCGACTTACCTTCAGGCCGGAAAGCGTGCCCTCTTCCCGGGCCACCAACCACAATTCTTCGAGTTCCGGCGAAATGGTTGGTTCCGCCGCGACGGTGGAATAACCGGCCCCACACCCGTCTCGGTCGGACAAGGCCGAGCGGCGTGCTGTGGAACACCTCACGCCGCCTCGGCAGCCGGACGGAGAGCGCGGTCACCGCCATACCCCTAGGGCCTGCCACACACACCCGGCGCCGTAATGATCAGCGCGAGAAGCAGCCCGGCGGAAGCGGAACCACCGTCATCATCCTCCGGACAATCGCGTGCCCACATCCGACGCGAACAATCGGAAATTACGCCTGTTTGCTTTCCGGCCCCATGGGTAAGAGTCGATTCCTTCGCGGCGTGACACGACAATGGACGAAGGTCTTTCCGCACTGCCTGCCGGGCCCTGCGCAGGGCATCGCGCCAGGCCGGTCCTCACTCGACGATCAATTCCACCCCATACCAATAAACACGGACAAATAACCCATCTCCGTTAAACCTCACTACGCCGAAATACCCGAGCGCCTCGGTCATGCGACAGCCACTCGCGGCCGGCAGGCGACGGCCACTCCCGCTCGATCTCCGAGGACCGCCCTTCCCGTCCGTCCGGAACGAGCAGCGGGCCGATCCGGGCCCAGTCGCCCGCGCCGTGTGTGGTCACCGCGGACGGATGACCGGGCCGGGACCGCTGCGCCCGCGCCCTCACCAAGGACGACACCAGCCTCGCCGCGACGAAGACCGTCGCCGTGGCCGCCAGATACCCCAGTTCGAGCACCGCGGCATGGGTCGGGGCGACCCTCGCCGACCAGCCCGCCCCGCGCTGTACTCCCTCGAACACGACCCGGTTGACGCTCAGGAAGGCCACATGGGTGCCGATCGCCGCCCACAGCGGCGCGGCTCCCGGTGCCGTCCGTGCGGCCACCAGCGTGAGGCCGAAGACCGAGAGCAGCACCAGATAGGCGAGCGGATCCTGCCCCTCGGGGGTGAGCCCCATCGGCGCGGCCGACCCGCCCACCAGATGGGACACCCCGGCCTGCACCACGGTGGAGGCCGCCGGGACCAGCAGGAAGACCCCCGTCGCCCCCAGCGCGGAGACCACAC is a window of Streptomyces caniferus DNA encoding:
- a CDS encoding ATP-binding protein, coding for MSTAEAPRTVTASPVLELQLDCRSEAVGPARHLATAFLEQLEPAVERDAREAVILVVSELVTNAVRHAGGKVCTLRLRAGPESVVVDVNDSSPVLPRPRTPDVTGEGGGFGWSMVCRIATVVKIKRESAGKTVTAIIPRQDRDSS
- a CDS encoding CPBP family glutamic-type intramembrane protease; this encodes MTTTHGTTPTRGSAGRAWGRALLGGAVMACALGAGNALGEALARTLGVDGYLRQLLPAVLVSALAVPAVLGLRALRTTRVLPLGLGPRSAASLGFLRGLAVTTSCAAVVLGAGTALGWVRWSGLDPAALAAFLVSNALVAVLLEALPEEATLRGFAWVSLRDRFGGVVSALGATGVFLLVPAASTVVQAGVSHLVGGSAAPMGLTPEGQDPLAYLVLLSVFGLTLVAARTAPGAAPLWAAIGTHVAFLSVNRVVFEGVQRGAGWSARVAPTHAAVLELGYLAATATVFVAARLVSSLVRARAQRSRPGHPSAVTTHGAGDWARIGPLLVPDGREGRSSEIEREWPSPAGREWLSHDRGARVFRRSEV